GGCAAATTTCCCGGACTTCAGCGACAATTCCCGGCGATCAGTTGCGTGCTGGTCGTAAGGAAAAACCGAACGGTTCGTTCGGGCCCGCCCGGAGAGGGGGCGGAGGGTCGGTCTTTCGACCCGGGATCGATGGGGGAGCCAGACCGTGCCGAAGAAGAAGGCGCCGTCGCGTCTCGAGGACGCGCGCACGCGCATGTACCAGGACCTGATCTTCGAGAGCGCCGAGTGCGTCTTCGGGGAGAAGGGCTTCGAGACCGCCACCATGCAGGACATCGCCTCGGAGGCCGGTGTCTCGTTGAAGACGATCTACGCCAGCTTCCCGGGCAAGCAGGAGCTCTACAACGCGATCATGCTGCTGCGCGGTCGTGAGATGTTCGAGGCGGTCGCCCGGGCCCACGCCGCCGCGAAGACGCCCCTCGAGCAGCTGATCGAGGGCACCCGCGCCTTCGTCCGCTACCTGGTGGACCACCGCGACTGGTCGCGGATCCACGTGCGGAGCCAGACTTCCTGGGCGATGCGACCGGAAGGGCACGAGACGGGGCTGCTCTGGGACGATGGCCAGCGTGCCCACATCGACATGCTCGAAGCCGGCGCGGCGGACGGCGTCTTCTACGACGACGATCCCGCCGAGATGGCGCTCCTGATCCGCGCGATGACCCGCGTGCAGGTCGTCCAGGCCCTCGAGAACGGCGAGGAGGACGCCGACGTGATCGGAGACCGACTCCTCCAGCGCCTTCTGCGACTCGTCTGCAAGGAGCCGACGGAGCTCCGGGAGGCGGGATGAGCAGCCTGATTCGCTGGCTGACCGCGCCGGCGATCGAGATCGCGGCGATGGCGAGCGATACGGCGGCGGTCCTCCGCCGGGAGCAGCGCTACCGCGACGTCCCGGCCGTCGAGCCCAACGCCGGCCTGATCGCCGAGACCCTGCTCGACGGGAGCTTCTCGCTCCTGGTCAGCATGCTGGTCGGGGTGCCCGAGTCGCAGCAGGTTCGACGCGGGCACCAGGAGCTGCTCGCGATGCGCGAGTTCATCGAGACCCGCGGCTGGTATGCCGACCCGTCGGGCTACCACATGACGCCGCCGCCGCTGCGGGCGGGGCAGATGACGGAGCGCGAGACGACCGGGCTGCGCGGCACGACCCGATTCAAGGAGCTCGTCTTCGAGAGCGAGTACGAGCCGCACCCGGGCGAGCCGGGTCGCGAACGCTGGCTCGCCCACGGTGACAACGGGACGGCGGCCGCCTACGTCCTCGAGCACGAAGGGGCCGACCGGCCCTGGCTCGTCTGCGTCCACGGCTTCAGCATGGGCCAGCCCAGCACGAACGTCCAAGGCCTCGCGGCGGACTGGCTCCACGAAGAGCTCGGACTGAACGTCCTGATGCCGGTCCTCCCGCTCCACGGCCCGCGGTCCAGTACCCGCTTCAGCGGGGCGGGGCTGCTCCAGCCGGAGTTCGCCAACGTCCTCCACCTCTTCAGCCAGGCGGTCTG
Above is a genomic segment from bacterium containing:
- a CDS encoding TetR/AcrR family transcriptional regulator; translated protein: MPKKKAPSRLEDARTRMYQDLIFESAECVFGEKGFETATMQDIASEAGVSLKTIYASFPGKQELYNAIMLLRGREMFEAVARAHAAAKTPLEQLIEGTRAFVRYLVDHRDWSRIHVRSQTSWAMRPEGHETGLLWDDGQRAHIDMLEAGAADGVFYDDDPAEMALLIRAMTRVQVVQALENGEEDADVIGDRLLQRLLRLVCKEPTELREAG
- a CDS encoding alpha/beta hydrolase, with the translated sequence MSSLIRWLTAPAIEIAAMASDTAAVLRREQRYRDVPAVEPNAGLIAETLLDGSFSLLVSMLVGVPESQQVRRGHQELLAMREFIETRGWYADPSGYHMTPPPLRAGQMTERETTGLRGTTRFKELVFESEYEPHPGEPGRERWLAHGDNGTAAAYVLEHEGADRPWLVCVHGFSMGQPSTNVQGLAADWLHEELGLNVLMPVLPLHGPRSSTRFSGAGLLQPEFANVLHLFSQAVWDIRRMVDWIRRRSASPVGMYGISLGGYTVSLASAFIDDLACVVAGIPAVDFTSLARENEPWAYQAYGGDMQTDYGLVYEVTYPVSPLTFAPRVPVDRRYIYAGVADRVARPDQARALWRHWDKPSIEWLSSGHVMASMKPELKPFLRGIAARHLFGPGEAPFVVDEDMRATG